In Solanum stenotomum isolate F172 chromosome 6, ASM1918654v1, whole genome shotgun sequence, one DNA window encodes the following:
- the LOC125867035 gene encoding probable xyloglucan endotransglucosylase/hydrolase protein 33 isoform X1 has product MEFFLHDRKIVLSQFLILCMIIVVSCRGPVYKPPEIEKLTDHFSRLSVNQSYNVFYGGSNIHMTNNGSSAEIILDKSSGSGLISKEKYYYGFFNAALKLPAHFTSGVVVAFYMSNSDVFPHNHDEIDFELLGHEKRRDWVLQTNLYGNGSVHTGREEKFYLWFDPTLDFHDYTILWNNHHIVFLVDNVPIREVVHNTAISSVYPSKPMSIIVTIWDGSEWATHGGKYPVNYNYAPFVTTMKGIELEGCIKQQQNNTNSSSILTPTCSKRSSTSSLDPVDGEGFMKLSSPQMAGLDWARRKHMFYSYCQDTKRYKVLPPECNAT; this is encoded by the exons atggaattttttctTCATGATAGAAAAATTGTATTATCACAATTCTTGATTTTATGCATGATTATTGTTGTCTCATGTCGAGGTCCAGTGTATAAACCTCCAGAAATCGAAAAATTAACCGATCATTTTAGTCGATTATCGGTTAATCAGAGTTATAATGTGTTTTATGGAGGTTCTAATATTCATATGACAAATAATGGATCAAGTGCTGAAATTATTTTAGATAAATCTTCAG GTTCTGGACTAATCTCCAAAGAGAAATATTACTATGGTTTCTTTAATGCTGCACTAAAATTGCCTGCTCATTTTACATCAGGAGTTGTTGTTGCCttttat ATGTCAAATTCAGATGTGTTTCCACACAACCACGATGAAATAGACTTTGAATTGCTTGGGCATGAGAAGAGAAGGGATTGGGTTTTGCAGACAAATCTTTATGGAAATGGAAGTGTTCACActggaagagaagaaaaattctACCTATGGTTTGATCCAACTTTGGATTTTCATGACTATACCATCCTTTGGAACAATCATCATATAGT ATTTCTTGTGGACAATGTGCCAATAAGAGAAGTGGTTCACAACACAGCAATTTCTTCAGTTTACCCATCAAAGCCAATGTCAATTATAGTGACAATATGGGATGGATCAGAATGGGCAACACATGGAGGAAAATACCCTGTAAACTACAATTATGCACCTTTTGTAACAACAATGAAAGGAATAGAATTAGAAGGTTgtataaaacaacaacaaaataatactaattCTTCTTCAATATTAACTCCTACATGTTCTAAGAGAAGTAGTACATCAAGTTTGGACCCTGTTGATGGAGAAGGATTTATGAAATTATCATCACCACAGATGGCAGGATTGGATTGGGCTAGGAGAAAACATATGTTTTACTCATATTGTCAAGATACTAAGAGATACAAGGTTCTACCACCAGAGTGCAATGCTACATAG
- the LOC125867047 gene encoding 40S ribosomal protein S16, producing MQAAPATVESVQCFGRKKTAVAVTHCKRGRGLIKINGVPIELVQPEILRYKAFEPILLLGRQRFAGVDMRIRVKGGGHTSQIYAIRQSIAKALVAFYQKYVDEQTKKEIKDILIRYDRTLLVADPRRCEPKKFGGRGARSRFQKSYR from the coding sequence ATGCAGGCGGCACCGGCGACAGTGGAGTCCGTGCAATGTTTCGGGCGGAAGAAGACAGCGGTGGCGGTGACACACTGCAAGCGTGGTCGTGGTTTGATCAAAATCAACGGAGTTCCTATCGAGCTTGTTCAGCCGGAGATTCTCCGATACAAAGCTTTCGAGCCAATCCTCCTTCTAGGTCGTCAACGATTCGCCGGAGTTGACATGAGAATCCGCGTGAAAGGAGGAGGTCATACTTCTCAGATCTACGCTATTCGTCAGTCAATTGCAAAGGCTCTTGTTGCTTTCTACCAGAAGTACGTTGATGAGCAGACGAAGAAGGAGATTAAGGATATTCTGATTCGATACGATAGGACTTTGCTTGTTGCTGATCCTAGACGTTGTGAGCCTAAGAAGTTTGGTGGTCGTGGTGCTCGTTCTAGGTTCCAGAAATCTTACCGTTAA
- the LOC125867035 gene encoding probable xyloglucan endotransglucosylase/hydrolase protein 33 isoform X2, whose translation MEFFLHDRKIVLSQFLILCMIIVVSCRGPVYKPPEIEKLTDHFSRLSVNQSYNVFYGGSNIHMTNNGSSAEIILDKSSGSGLISKEKYYYGFFNAALKLPAHFTSGVVVAFYMSNSDVFPHNHDEIDFELLGHEKRRDWVLQTNLYGNGSVHTGREEKFYLWFDPTLDFHDYTILWNNHHIVFLVDNVPIREVVHSTAISSVYPSKPMSIIVTIWDGSEWATHGGKYPVNYNYAPFVTTMKGIELEGCIKQQQNNTNSSSILTPTCSKRSSTSSLDPVDGEGFMKLSSQQMAGLDWARRKHMFYSYCQDTKRYKVLPPECNAT comes from the exons atggaattttttctTCATGATAGAAAAATTGTATTATCACAATTCTTGATTTTATGCATGATTATTGTTGTCTCATGTCGAGGTCCAGTGTATAAACCTCCAGAAATCGAAAAATTAACCGATCATTTTAGTCGATTATCGGTTAATCAGAGTTATAATGTGTTTTATGGAGGTTCTAATATTCATATGACAAATAATGGATCAAGTGCTGAAATTATTTTAGATAAATCTTCAG GTTCTGGACTAATCTCCAAAGAGAAATATTACTATGGTTTCTTTAATGCTGCACTAAAATTGCCTGCTCATTTTACATCAGGAGTTGTTGTTGCCttttat ATGTCAAATTCAGATGTGTTTCCACACAACCACGATGAAATAGACTTTGAATTGCTTGGGCATGAGAAGAGAAGGGATTGGGTTTTGCAGACAAATCTTTATGGAAATGGAAGTGTTCACActggaagagaagaaaaattctACCTATGGTTTGATCCAACTTTGGATTTTCATGACTATACCATCCTTTGGAACAATCATCATATAGT ATTTCTTGTGGACAATGTGCCAATAAGAGAAGTGGTTCACAGCACAGCAATTTCTTCAGTTTACCCATCAAAGCCAATGTCAATTATAGTGACAATATGGGATGGATCAGAATGGGCAACACATGGAGGAAAATACCCTGTAAACTACAATTATGCACCTTTTGTAACAACAATGAAAGGAATAGAATTAGAAGGTTgtataaaacaacaacaaaataatactaattCTTCTTCAATATTAACTCCTACATGTTCTAAGAGAAGTAGTACATCAAGTTTGGACCCTGTTGATGGAGAAGGATTTATGAAATTATCATCACAACAGATGGCAGGATTGGATTGGGCGAGGAGAAAACATATGTTTTACTCATATTGTCAAGATACTAAGAGATACAAAGTTCTACCACCAGAGTGCAATGCTACATAG
- the LOC125867038 gene encoding uncharacterized protein LOC125867038 yields the protein MEREKFGDPKRVRTAGQFHGALSGGRGSHIRSGFFQQRGPVHASMLTSEGGQIPRGFYSMGHGSQQRPMGRGNYSGFPGSAQQFPGQRFCFSYRDPDHLMRQCTSQRNRGGSQPNSSFQARPPVPQGRGRGRVQSGRGGRASSSGSAAQQSGSRVTTQVGGGRGGHCYAFPGRPEAEISDAIITVELGPDLTFEEEPIAILDRQVRKLRTKEIASMKVQWKHRSVREATWETESDMRARYPQLFEASGTFFHLMLENEHDF from the exons ATGGAGAGAGAAAAGTTTGGGGACCCTAAGAGGGTCCGTACAGCAGGTCAGTTTCATGGTGCCTTATCTGGAGGCAGGGGATCACACATAAGGAGTGGTTTCTTTCAGCAACGAGGACCCGTTCATGCATCTATGCTGACATCCGAGGGTGGTCAGATACCTCGAGGTTTTTATAGCATGGGTCACGGTTCACAGCAGCGACCTATGGGGCGAGGCAATTATAGTGGGTTTCCAGGGTCCGCACAGCAGTTCCCGGGACAGAGATTTTGCTTTTCTTATAGAGATCCCGATCACCTGATGCGACAGTGTACTTCCCAGAGGAATCGTGGAGGGTCCCAACCTAATTCTTCATTTCAGGCTAGACCACCGGTACCACAGGGTAGAGGCCGAGGCAGAGTTCAGTCAGGTAGAGGCGGTAGAGCTTCTAGTAGTGGTTCTGCAGCTCAACAGAGTGGGAGTAGAGTTACCACCCAGGTTGGAGGTGGCCGAGGGGGCCACTGTTATGCTTTCCCGGGGAGACCCGAAGCAGAGATTTCTGATGCTATTATTACAG TGGAGTTGGGTCCAGACTTGACATTTGAAGAGGAACCTATAGCTATATTGGACAGGCAGGTTCGAAAGcttaggaccaaggagattGCTTCAATGAAAGTGCAATGGAAGCACCGATCAGTGAGAGAGGCAACTTGGGAGACAGAGTCTGACATGCGTGCCAGATATCCTCAGCTTTTTGAAGCTTCAGGTACTTTCTTTCACCTTATGCTCGAGaacgaacatgatttttag
- the LOC125867007 gene encoding U-box domain-containing protein 19-like: MINKSNEFIRRILNFPAIRPSETVCFSSLVASLIQLGQTICEYKSRTFYTNKKNVRNSIRLIEDILIVLKEIPNGVSRFANSSIVSLSEIHFIFQKFHFLLDDCSREDSRIWILAKSEDVSCQFQMLARAVAVALDVLPLKEMDVSVEGQEVVEFVRNQAVKLKFEVEMDDGRMQVNVLKILDQLEDGIVPESHDLKRVLDYLGIKRWSACNREVKFLDNEMLLEGNTEEKRDMGILSSLMGFMIYCRGTLFDVLDNGAGRQINGGSTNADQVIRFLNLDDFRCPITLEIMSDPVTIASGHTYDRASILKWFRAGNSTCPKTGERLTSIDLVPNFALKILIKQYCSANGIPFVETGRRNRDAGRFVGSSSVANEQAMKLLASFLVGRLVAGTMEQQNKAAFEIRLLTKTSIFNRSCLVEAGVIPPLLNLVTSRDSSCQENAMDTLLNLSKNSKCKSTIVGNGGLFLILDVLKGGLKMEARQHAAGTLFYLTSVEEYRKMMGENPEFIPSLLELLRNGTDRGKKNALVTIFGLLMRPENHWRVIAAGLVPLVVNLLKSFEREDLITDSLAVLTTLSERLDGAMAVLYAGALPIIVNVLSSCNSRASKEYCVSLLLALCINGGADAVPVLVKNSSLMGPLYSLLAEGNSKASKKASTLIRILHEYNEKTSSGLITPVFIEDQFINVW; the protein is encoded by the coding sequence atgATCAACAAATCTAACGAATTCATTCGCCGGATTTTGAATTTTCCGGCTATTCGTCCTAGTGAAACAGTGTGTTTTTCTAGCCTTGTTGCATCTTTGATCCAATTAGGCCAAACAATATGTGAATACAAGTCAAGAACTTTTTATACAAATAAGAAGAATGTTAGGAATTCGATTCGTTTAATTGAGGATATTCTCATTGTTCTTAAAGAAATCCCAAATGGGGTTTCAAGATTTGCTAAttcaagtattgtgagcttatCTGAGATTCATTTTATCTTCCAGAAGTTTCATTTCTTGTTGGATGATTGTAGCAGAGAAGATTCAAGAATATGGATTTTAGCAAAATCCGAGGATGTCTCTTGCCAGTTTCAGATGCTGGCAAGAGCTGTTGCTGTGGCActtgatgttcttcctttgaAGGAAATGGATGTTTCTGTGGAGGGTCAAGAAGTGGTTGAGTTTGTGAGGAATCAAGCTGTTAAGTTGAAGTTTGAAGTGGAAATGGATGATGGGAGAATGCAAGTGaatgttttgaagattttggatcAACTTGAAGATGGAATTGTTCCTGAATCACATGATCTGAAAAGGGTTCTTGATTATTTAGGGATTAAACGTTGGAGCGCGTGTAATAGAGAAGTTAAGTTCTTGGATAATGAGATGTTGTTGGAGGGGAATACTGAGGAGAAGAGAGATATGGGGATCCTTAGTAGCTTAATGGGGTTCATGATATACTGCAGGGGAACTCTGTTTGATGTATTGGATAATGGAGCAGGCAGACAAATCAATGGAGGCAGTACTAATGCAGATCAAGTCATCAGGTTCTTGAATCTTGATGATTTCAGGTGTCCAATTACACTTGAAATCATGAGTGATCCAGTGACAATAGCCTCAGGTCACACGTATGATCGGGCTTCGATTCTGAAATGGTTCAGAGCTGGAAACTCCACTTGTCCAAAGACTGGTGAGAGGTTAACAAGTATTGATTTGGTTCCTAATTTTGCTTTGAAGATTTTAATCAAGCAGTATTGCTCTGCGAATGGTATTCCATTTGTGGAGACTGGTAGGCGAAATCGTGATGCTGGAAGATTTGTTGGTTCAAGCAGTGTGGCTAATGAGCAGGCTATGAAGTTGCTTGCAAGTTTTCTAGTAGGCAGGCTGGTTGCTGGAACAATGGAACAGCAAAATAAGGCTGCTTTCGAGATTCGTTTGCtcactaaaacaagcatttTTAACAGGTCTTGTTTGGTGGAAGCTGGTGTAATCCCACCTCTTCTGAATCTTGTTACTTCAAGGGATTCTTCTTGTCAAGAGAATGCAATGGATACTCTGCTGAACCTCTCAAAGAACTCTAAATGCAAAAGCACAATTGTTGGAAATGGAGGTTTGTTCTTGATACTTGATGTGTTGAAAGGAGGGCTAAAGATGGAAGCTCGACAGCACGCAGCTGGTACATTATTCTACCTTACATCAGTAGAAGAGTACCGTAAAATGATGGGAGAAAATCCAGAGTTCATTCCATCACTTTTGGAGTTGCTAAGAAATGGCACTGACAGAGGAAAAAAGAATGCCTTGGTCACCATTTTTGGCCTCCTAATGCGCCCCGAAAACCACTGGAGAGTGATTGCTGCTGGATTAGTCCCCTTGGTGGTTAATCTGTTGAAATCTTTCGAAAGGGAAGATCTCATTACAGATTCTTTAGCAGTTTTAACAACGCTTTCTGAAAGGCTAGACGGAGCAATGGCTGTTCTTTATGCTGGAGCTTTGCCTATTATTGTCAATGTTCTAAGTTCTTGCAATTCAAGGGCATCCAAGGAGTACTGTGTCTCATTGTTGCTGGCTTTGTGTATCAATGGTGGAGCAGATGCAGTTCCTGTTTTAGTAAAGAACTCATCTCTCATGGGACCGTTATATTCCCTCCTGGCTGAAGGCAACTCAAAAGCAAGCAAGAAAGCTAGTACACTCATCAGAATCTTGCACGAGTACAACGAGAAGACCTCATCTGGCTTGATCACTCCAGTTTTTATAGAGGATCAATTCATTAATGTGTGGTAA